Genomic DNA from Carnobacteriaceae bacterium zg-C25:
TCCTCATTAAATTGCTCAACCAATTGTGACGCAACGTGTTTATCGTATATAAACACATTCATTTCAAAATTTAACACAAAACTACGAATATCAAAATTCGCCGTCCCAACACTTGCAATCGCATCATCAATGACAAGCACTTTTGAATGTAAAAAACCGTCGGTGTAAATATAAATGTTAGCACCTAAATTGGCTGCCCATTTCGCATAATATTCCGTGGCACGATACACCACCATATGATCCGGTTTACAAGGAATCATAATGTTCACCTCTACACCAGAAGCGATGGCGATTTCTATGGCGTCTGATAAACTTTGATCGGGGATAAAATAGGGTGTCTGTAAATAAATACTTTTTTTAGCCGATGAAATCATCTTTAAGTATCCCAATTTAATTTGGTCTAAATCTGATTCTGGTCCACTCGATACTAATTGCATCGGAATACCGTCTATATTTTCCAATTTTGGATAATATTCAGGTAAATATTTTTTCTTTTCTTTTAGCGACACAACCGCATTCCAATCAATGAAAAAGCGAGCTTGTAAATCGTGAACAACATGCCCAGATAGACGCAAATGCGTATCCCGCCAGTTACCGAGTTTCCCTTGTCCCAAATATTCATCACCAATATTAAAGCCTCCGGTATAGCCAATTCGTCCATCAATCACGAGATTTTTTCGGTGATTTCGGTTATTCATACGCAAATTGACAAATGGGATTTTAGACCCGAAAAACGAAATGGCTTGACCACCGTATTTTTTTAATCGACTAAAAAATGACGGACGTAACGTACGACTACCTAATGCATCGTACAAAACAAGCACTTCCACACCTTGTTTTGCTTTTTGATACAACGCATCCATCACACGTTTGCCTAAAGTGTCATTGTTAAAAATATAATATTGAATATGAATGTGATGTTTCGCGTTTTCAATATCTTTAAGAATTTGTTCATACAAAGACTCACCTTCGTAAAAAATAGATACCGCATTATTTTTAGAATACGCTGAACCATCAATCGTTAAAAATAAATTGACTAATTCTTTAGATACGGGATCGTCGTCACGAAGCAACTGATTTTTTTCCAACAACTCGATTTGTTCGTTAGCCAGAGATTTTAAACCCAATTCTTTCTCTGTCTTCAAATCAAAAATATTATCTTGGGATATTTTTTTCCCGATAAACATATAAAAGAATAATCCCACACCGGGAAGCCCAATTAAGACAACTAGCCAGCCCCAAGTAGATGACACATCACGTTTTTCTCGAAAAATAATGGTTAATGCGATAACAACATTTAACGCAATTAATATATTCCACAACATGTGATTACACCTCCTGCATAAATTGATATGGCGTTATGCCATCCATGCCAATCATAGCATCTATTGTCAGCATCATATTTTCATACAAGCGATAATCTGTTTCACTTGCTTCACTTACTTTGTTTGTTTTTGGTTGGTTATCGTTTGAAACAGGCACCGTATTACTTGACAATCTTTCTAACAGTAGCGTCAAACGCTCTTCTCCAGTTTGTTCTGTCGCCAATTGAAACGCCGAAAATTCACCACAAAAAATAATCGACTGTTTACTACGCGTAACCGCAGTATAGAGCAAATTACGACGTAACATACGTGAATACCCTTTTACCATTGGTAAAATCACTAACGGAAACTCACTACCTTGTGCTTTATGAATGGAGCAACAATACGCTAATGTAATTTGATTAAATTCATTTGCCGTATAACTCACTTCATTATCATCGTACTGAACCACAATTTCATCGCCATTTTCTGTTTTTAAAATGGACACAATTTTTCCCATATCACCATTAAAAATACTTTTTTCAGGAACGTTGACTTGTTGCAACACTTTATCACCAACACGAAAAATTTTATTAAAGTAATTAATTTCTCGTTTTTTTGGCGTTGGTGGATTCGCAATAGATTGAATCAATACATTTAACGCATCAATCCCTGCAGGCCCTTTATACATTGGTGCAAGCACTTGAATATCATGAATGGAATACCCTTTTTCAAGTGCACGCACAACGACTTTTTGAACGACTGTTTGCACTTGTTGTGGCAGACATTCAAAATAAGAGCGATCCGCTTTTTGCTGGATAAAATCAACAGGTAATTCACCATGATTAATACTGTGTGCTAGCGGGATAATTGTAGACGTCTCATTTTGACGAAACACTTGAACCAGTTGTGTAACGGGAACAGAATGTGATTCCAAAATATCTTTGAGCACTTTTCCTGGTCCAACCGATGGTAATTGGTCTTTATCTCCAACGAGTAAGACACTCATTCCCATTGGAATAGCTTTAACGACCCAATTCATGAGCCATGTATCGACCATTGACATTTCATCAATTACGAGAAAAGCGCCTTCTAATTCGCTAATCTCATTTTCAACACCAGACACGTCTTGCCCCGTTAATCCGATACCGAGCAACCGGTGTAATGTTGTTGCATGCAATCCGATTAATTCACTCATTCGTTTTGCCGCTCTTCCTGTAGGTGCTGCAAGTAAAATGGTTTGTTTATCTTTAGACGATTGGTGTAACGGAATATCATTTAACAACGCAAAACAGGCGACAACCCCTTTTAAAACGGTTGTTTTCCCCGTACCCGGCCCACCTGTTAAAACAGAAATTGGCGATTGAATGGCTTGTTTAATCGCCGCAATTTGTTCAGGGGCATAGACAACACCTAATTGTTTTTGAACACTTTGAATGGCGTCATCGACATCTTTTTCGGGATAGCTATACTTTTCTTGTTTGGCAATAGCTTTTATACGTGATGCAATACTTTGTTCAGCGTAATATAAACTAGGCAGGGCAACTCGCTCACCATCTTGAATGAGTACACCCGATTGACCACATATTGCTAGAGCTTGAGCAAGCAATTGCTCATTAATCATTTCTTTACGTGCTTCTTCTAACAATTGAATGGCATATACTAATACTGTTTTCGGTGTAAAGTAGGTGTGCCCTTGTCGATAACTCAACTCTTTAACAACAAAATACAACGCACCTTGTAACCGTTCGATAGCATTGGCATCAAAATCTAATTTTTCAGCTAATTGATCGATTTTACTAAAACTTAATCCTTCGATAATTTCAAGCAACTGATACGGATTATTGTCAATAACAACTTTTGCTTTATCTTTATAAAATTGATAAATTTTAAACGCTTCTTTATCATTAAATCCAAATTTTAATAAGTCGAGTAACGTTTGATTTTCGCCTCGATCTAATTGCACTTGTTCAATTAACATTAACCGTTTTTTTGGCGTCAACCCCGGTATTGTTTTTAACAATTCGGATTGCTCACTAATTAATTCGATTGCTTTTGTACCTAGCGTATCCACAATACGTGTTGCTAATACGGTACCAATACCGGAAAAGCGATCACTTGAAAAATAATAAATTAAACCTTTAACGGATGTAATTTCTTCTTGTTGATACGCAGTTACTTTAAACTGCACCCCATATTTTTGATGTTCAACAATATGACCAACAAATGTATATTGTGTGTCATGGTGCATTTGACCAAATGTTCCGGTGACTACAATTTGATCATCAATTCTATCATCGTCACTTTCATCAACATTGATTAATAAAACTTTATAATAGTTACTATCATTTTGAAAATAGACCGCTTCAAGCGTTCCTTTAAATGATATTTCTTTCATGTAGTCACCTCCTTACTCATCACATTTTACATGAAAATAGAATCTTGCGCAAAATTTAGATGATCTATTTTTTAAGATTGATGGCATCACTAATGCCATTAGGGTTCAACTTTCTTGAACATATCAAAAACCAACATCCCCTAATATTGAGATGTTGGTTTCTTAAATTATTTTTCTATAACGACACTTGGTATGTAATGTGTTTGTGTCGTAAACGTTTCGTTTGCTTTTAAAACAATATTACCAAATCCACTATGATGAATGGCATCGGGTAGCACTTGTGTTTCAATGGCTATACCGTTATGTACAACTGGTTTTTGACCATTGATAAAAGTAACATCATCAAATCCGTTAGCAGTATATAAAACGACTGCTGGAGATTGTGTTGTCACATGCAATTGACGCCCACTCATTGCATCAAAAATAGTAATTTGCTCAGTCGTTTGTTCCAAAACAAACGCATGATCAATCCCATTTCGAGTGGCAATTTGTTCATGGGTATCTTCAAAAACATCTTTTAATGGCACACCTTTAGTTAATTTTTCAAAAAACGCATCGGTACAATTGATTTCCCCAGTTGGTATGTTGTCATCATCTAAAACAGTATACCCTGTTGATTTTAATGTCACAACCTGTTCATCAATTGGTTTTGTCACATCACCACTCAAGTTAAAATAACTGTGATTGGTTGGATTCATTAATGTGTCTTTATCTGTTGTGACGGTGTACGCAATAATCAATTCGCCATTTTCCAGCAATGTATACGTTACTTTAAACATAATATTGCCCGGATACCCTTGCGCCATGTCTTTTTGGTGTGTGATAAACGTAACCGTTGTGTCGTCGCTACTGTCTACGTCAAATAACACTTGCTCATAACCGTTGCTACCACCATGTAAATGATGATTGCCATTATTTTTTTCAAGCGTATACACCACATCACCAAGCGTAAATGTCGCATTGGCAATCCGTCCGGCAACAGGACCGATGGTCGCACTCCAACGTGGAGAGTTGTTAATATACTCTTCGAATCGCGGTGTGGAAACGACAATATTTTTAAAGTCTCCATTTTTATCCGGTATTTCGTACGCTAACAACGTTGCTCCATAGTTCATTACAGATACTTTATACCCTTTTTCGTTCGTTAAGTCATAACGATAGACGCTCTCATTACCTAACGTTCCAAATTTTGTTTTTTTCATAATCCCCCTCATTGCAACGTGTCGATAAACCGATGAAACGCTGCAATTCCTGCTTCATCTTGCTTAAATACGCCCGCATCTTCAAGAACTTTTGTAAACACATCACCAATCCCTTTTTGAATGCCTCCATCCATATCATCGTCGATAACTAGTGATTTCGCCCACGCTTCATGGTAACTTGGCATGTCGTGTTTTTCATTTTGTAAAAACTTTTTAACCTCTTGCATTTCCGCTTTTAATCGCCCGGGTAAAATCGCCAACCCCATCACTTCAATTAAGCCAATATTTTCTTTTTTGATATGATGATACGCTTCTCGAGGATGAAAAATCCCATCTGGGTGTTGTGGTGTGGTGCGGTTATTGCGTAG
This window encodes:
- the cls gene encoding cardiolipin synthase, with the protein product MLWNILIALNVVIALTIIFREKRDVSSTWGWLVVLIGLPGVGLFFYMFIGKKISQDNIFDLKTEKELGLKSLANEQIELLEKNQLLRDDDPVSKELVNLFLTIDGSAYSKNNAVSIFYEGESLYEQILKDIENAKHHIHIQYYIFNNDTLGKRVMDALYQKAKQGVEVLVLYDALGSRTLRPSFFSRLKKYGGQAISFFGSKIPFVNLRMNNRNHRKNLVIDGRIGYTGGFNIGDEYLGQGKLGNWRDTHLRLSGHVVHDLQARFFIDWNAVVSLKEKKKYLPEYYPKLENIDGIPMQLVSSGPESDLDQIKLGYLKMISSAKKSIYLQTPYFIPDQSLSDAIEIAIASGVEVNIMIPCKPDHMVVYRATEYYAKWAANLGANIYIYTDGFLHSKVLVIDDAIASVGTANFDIRSFVLNFEMNVFIYDKHVASQLVEQFNEDKKKSIKGTPAYFKKQSLWKKLKQELSRLASPIL
- a CDS encoding ATP-dependent RecD-like DNA helicase — its product is MKEISFKGTLEAVYFQNDSNYYKVLLINVDESDDDRIDDQIVVTGTFGQMHHDTQYTFVGHIVEHQKYGVQFKVTAYQQEEITSVKGLIYYFSSDRFSGIGTVLATRIVDTLGTKAIELISEQSELLKTIPGLTPKKRLMLIEQVQLDRGENQTLLDLLKFGFNDKEAFKIYQFYKDKAKVVIDNNPYQLLEIIEGLSFSKIDQLAEKLDFDANAIERLQGALYFVVKELSYRQGHTYFTPKTVLVYAIQLLEEARKEMINEQLLAQALAICGQSGVLIQDGERVALPSLYYAEQSIASRIKAIAKQEKYSYPEKDVDDAIQSVQKQLGVVYAPEQIAAIKQAIQSPISVLTGGPGTGKTTVLKGVVACFALLNDIPLHQSSKDKQTILLAAPTGRAAKRMSELIGLHATTLHRLLGIGLTGQDVSGVENEISELEGAFLVIDEMSMVDTWLMNWVVKAIPMGMSVLLVGDKDQLPSVGPGKVLKDILESHSVPVTQLVQVFRQNETSTIIPLAHSINHGELPVDFIQQKADRSYFECLPQQVQTVVQKVVVRALEKGYSIHDIQVLAPMYKGPAGIDALNVLIQSIANPPTPKKREINYFNKIFRVGDKVLQQVNVPEKSIFNGDMGKIVSILKTENGDEIVVQYDDNEVSYTANEFNQITLAYCCSIHKAQGSEFPLVILPMVKGYSRMLRRNLLYTAVTRSKQSIIFCGEFSAFQLATEQTGEERLTLLLERLSSNTVPVSNDNQPKTNKVSEASETDYRLYENMMLTIDAMIGMDGITPYQFMQEV
- a CDS encoding galactose mutarotase gives rise to the protein MKKTKFGTLGNESVYRYDLTNEKGYKVSVMNYGATLLAYEIPDKNGDFKNIVVSTPRFEEYINNSPRWSATIGPVAGRIANATFTLGDVVYTLEKNNGNHHLHGGSNGYEQVLFDVDSSDDTTVTFITHQKDMAQGYPGNIMFKVTYTLLENGELIIAYTVTTDKDTLMNPTNHSYFNLSGDVTKPIDEQVVTLKSTGYTVLDDDNIPTGEINCTDAFFEKLTKGVPLKDVFEDTHEQIATRNGIDHAFVLEQTTEQITIFDAMSGRQLHVTTQSPAVVLYTANGFDDVTFINGQKPVVHNGIAIETQVLPDAIHHSGFGNIVLKANETFTTQTHYIPSVVIEK